From Oryza sativa Japonica Group chromosome 4, ASM3414082v1, one genomic window encodes:
- the LOC4335841 gene encoding monooxygenase 2 has protein sequence MGDLGGGGETKDVIDVEAVVVGAGIAGLATALALRRAGFAARDGGGGGGVVVLERHAELRATGAALTVFPNGWFALRALGIAHKLTPRYQPYETSVVTNLESGATQVFRFGGHKSRSGEVRVRPVHRRELLEAMAEELPPGTIRFSSRLASIGTEPAGGGGGGEELAVVGLDDGTVIRSRVLVGCDGVHSAVARWLGMAEPASSGRSCVRGLAVYPGGHGVRKELRQFLSHGLRAGMVPISDTDIYWFVVNNTVPAEREAAGDPEKILREVTDNLGRHLPEEFLDVARHSDPDNLTWAPLLYRAPWAILTGRAARGPVTVAGDAFHPMTPDMAQGGCAALEDAIVLARALSSRSPSPSPADGVAAYVAERRGRAAWIVAGAYLSGYVQQGSTSAPGVRAAAVKLFRDWIFYRFVFPLLADTMWFDCGDLVAPPPRDGGGEEEAADCKKSHVH, from the exons ATGGGCGacttgggcggcggcggcgagacgaaGGACGTCATCGACGTGGAGGCGGTGGTCGTGGGCGCCGGGATCGCCGGGCTCGCCACGGCGCTGGCGCTGCGGCGGGCGGGCTTTGCGGcgcgggacggcggcggtggcggtggcgtcgtGGTGCTGGAGCGGCACGCCGAGCTGCGCGCCACGGGCGCCGCGCTCACCGTCTTCCCCAACGGCTGGTTCGCGCTCCGCGCGCTCGGCATCGCGCACAAGCTCACCCCTCGCTACCAACCCTACGAAAC ATCCGTGGTGACCAACCTCGAGTCCGGAGCGACGCAGGTGTTTCGGTTTGGTGGGCACAAGAGCAG GAGCGGCGAGGTGAGGGTGAGGCCGGTGCACCGGAGGGAGCTGCTGGAGGCGATGGCGGAGGAGCTGCCGCCGGGCACCATCCGGTTCTCGTCCAGGCTCGCCTCCATCGGCACCgagcccgccggcggcggcggcggcggcgaggagctcgcTGTCGTGGGGCTCGACGACGGCACGGTGATCCGGTCCAGGGTGCTGGTCGGGTGCGACGGCGTGCActcggcggtggcgcggtggcTGGGCATGGCGgagccggcgagctccggccgctCCTGCGTCCGCGGCCTCGCCGTGTACCCCGGCGGCCACGGCGTGAGGAAGGAGCTCAGGCAGTTCCTCTCCCATGGCCTCAGGGCCGGCATGGTGCCCATCAGCGACACCGACATCTACTGGTTCGTCGTCAACAACACCGTCCCCGCAG agagAGAAGCTGCCGGCGATCCGGAGAAGATCCTACGCGAGGTGACTGACAACCTGGGCCGCCACCTGCCGGAGGAGTTCCTGGACGTGGCCCGCCACTCGGACCCGGACAACCTCACGTGGGCCCCTCTGCTCTACCGGGCCCCGTGGGCCATCCTCACGGGCCGGGCCGCGCGCGGGCCCGtcacggtggccggcgacgcgtTCCACCCGATGACCCCCGACATGGCGCAGGGCGGGTGCGCCGCGCTGGAGGACGCCATCGTGCTCGCCCGCGCGCTGTCgtctcggtcgccgtcgccgtcgccggccgacgGCGTGGCGGCGTACGTCGCGgagcgccgcggccgcgccgcgtgGATCGTCGCCGGCGCGTACCTGTCGGGCTACGTCCAGCAGGGGAGCACCAGCGCCCCcggcgtgcgcgccgccgccgtcaagctgtTCCGCGACTGGATCTTCTACCGCTTCGTCTTCCCCTTGCTCGCCGACACCATGTGGTTCGACTGCGGCGacctcgtcgcgccgccgccgcgcgacggcggcggcgaggaggaagcaGCTGACTGCAAGAAGAGCCATGTACACTGA
- the LOC9269727 gene encoding putative UPF0496 protein 2, whose product MCPSHQAMESMSIEEEYISTLHTRSNARFFSRSKQQLSGVEMEAAAAAEQQDAVVVPAELQRMMHRRTSSEIELAMAGYFDASDEASEICRQLLANIKNAQSNYLSMDSFLATIVSDSVAAAATTAPLAAVRSNPFSDAATRSSFRRIHDRYSSILRAIKRSHGKVARKLKVARAVRKASRACLVVACGAAAAASVAVAAHLLLFGLLVGPAAMALCPMALKRKVTNTNAAAVARPARRWSTTGSLLRLQEQLDTAAKGTYVLGRDLDTVSHLVARLSDGIERENAMARRCAERVAADNVGAAAAAGGRFFPVQEMANELRRSCSSSRKLAEELEEHVCLCLATIHRARLLVIKEISKQA is encoded by the exons ATGTGCCCATCACACCAAG CCATGGAATCCATGAGCATTGAGGAGGAGTACATCAGCACGCTGCACACGCGATCCAACGCGCGGTTCTTCTCGAGGAGCAAGCAGCAGCTGTCCGGGGtggagatggaggcggcggcggcggcggagcagcaggacgccgtcgtcgtccccgcGGAGTTGCAGCGGATGATGCACCGGAGGACGTCGTCGGAGATCGAGCTAGCGATGGCGGGCTACTTCGACGCCAGCGACGAGGCGTCGGAGATCTGCAGGCAGCTGCTGGCGAACATCAAGAACGCGCAGAGCAACTACCTGTCCATGGACAGCTTCCTCGCCACCATCGTCTCCgacagcgtcgccgccgcggcgacgacggcgccgctcGCAGCCGTGCGGAGCAACCCGTTCAgcgacgcggcgacgcggaGCAGCTTCCGGCGGATCCACGACAGGTACTCGTCCATCCTCCGCGCCATCAAGCGCAGCCACGGGAAGGTGGCGAGGAAGCTGAAGGTGGCGAGGGCCGTCCGGAAGGCCTCCCGGGCGTGCCTCGTCGTGGcgtgcggcgccgcggcggccgcctccgtcgccgtggCCGCGCACCTCCTGCTCTTCGGCCTCCTCGTCGGCCCCGCCGCCATGGCGCTCTGCCCCATGGCGCTGAAGCGGAAGGTGACGAACACgaacgcggcggcggtagcaaggccggcgaggcggtggtCCACGACGGGGTCGCTGCTGCGGCTGCAGGAGCAGCTCGACACGGCGGCCAAGGGGACGTACGTGCTGGGGCGCGACCTCGACACGGTGAGCCACCTGGTGGCGCGGCTCTCCGACGGCATCGAGCGGGAGAACGCCATGGCGAGGCGGTGCGCGGAGAGGGTGGCCGCCGAcaacgtcggcgccgccgccgccgccggcgggaggTTCTTCCCGGTGCAGGAGATGGCGAACGAGCTGAGGAGAAGCTGCTCGAGCTCGAGGAAGCTCGCGGAGGAGCTGGAGGAGCACGTGTGCCTATGCCTCGCCACCATCCATAGGGCTCGACTTCTCGTCATCAAAGAGATCTCCAAGCAAGCATGA
- the LOC4335839 gene encoding uncharacterized protein, whose translation MRKDMRGGSALPLLLLLLLCCSLAAVQPARALFHLRGAGAYVEQLRGGGGYGEEKVPMTVVVPDYSPRPAPFGAPAPAPAIPPLPGSDDGGGGDMPTLPSERRSPRGALPGGNAGAEANAGAPSPAAAAASTSTAFISSSPAVPLPAGVTDSATVLPMPTPGQEQQQAVGMGTLPRARTVQVQLAVPLVMMLFFSALW comes from the exons ATGAGGAAAGATATGCGAGGCGGTTCGGCTctgcctctgctgctgctgctgctgctgtgctgctcgctcgccgccgtgcaGCCGGCGCGCGCGCTCTTCCACctgcgcggcgcgggcgcgtaCGTCGAACAG cttcgcggcggcggtggctacgGCGAGGAGAAGGTACCGATGACGGTCGTGGTGCCGGACTACTCGCCGCGGCCGGCTCCGTTCGgggcgcccgcgcccgcgccggcgatACCGCCGTTGCCTGGctcggacgacggcggcggcggcgacatgccGACGCTGCCGTCTGAGCGGCGGAGCCCGCGCGGCGCGCTTCCCGGAGGCAATGCGGGTGCTGAAGCCAACGCCGGCGCgccgtcgcctgccgccgcggcggcaagCACGAGCACGGCCTTCATCAGCAGCAGCCCGGCGGTgccgctccccgccggcgtcaCCGACTCCGCCACCGTCCTGCCCATGCCCACCCCCGGCCAGGAACAGCAGCAg GCCGTGGGGATGGGCACCCTGCCTCGAGCCAGGACGGTGCAGGTGC